The following is a genomic window from Sporosarcina jeotgali.
CCACATGAGCATGGAATCCACATTCCCGCAATTTGTAAGCGTTGAAGAGAAGCACAGAAGTCTCATCTTAGGCATGAAGAAAACGCAGCCGAAGCCTGAACAGCTGCCGAACAAAGGGCATGCTGCGAAGAAAGAGGGCGCGTTCCACACATTCCGCAATGGACTTGAAACAATTGTGGAAGCTCTCGAAGACCAGTTGCCGGAAGTGAATTTCATCAAAGGCGTCCGAATCGAAAAAATCGAAAAAGACAACAGCCGCACATTCATTACGCTCAATGAAGGTTCGGTTATTGAAGCGGATGCAATTATCCTGGCAACGGGCCATGCGGTCGCGCGTCAACTCTTCGAACCGCACGGCATTTTGCAGCAGCTGGGAGAAGTTAAAACGTCATCCGTTGCGACGATTTCACTTGCATTCCCAGCGAGTGCTGTTGTTCAAGATAAGGAAGGCACCGGGTTCTTGGTCTCCCGCAGCGGCGACTATTCGATTACAGCGTGCACGTGGCTGAATCGTAAATGGCCGACAACGACACCAGACGGGAAAGTATTGCTGCGTGCATTTGTCGGACGGATCGGGGAAGAAGCCATCGTCGATTTACCGGACGATGAAATCGAACAAATTGTACTGGGAGATTTGCGGAAAATCTTCGAAATCAATGAAGACCCTGAGTTTTCCATCGTCACACGCTGGAAGGACGACCGTCCGCAATACCGGGTCGGCCACAAAAAACTTATCGCAGATGCCAAAGAACAATTAAGCATCGCATTTCCAAACGTAGAGCTTGCAGGCGCATCGTACGAAGGCGTCGGCCTGCCAGACTGCATCGACCAGGGAAAAGCAGCAGCTGACCGTGTCATGCAGCGACTGACTCGCTGAATTGATCTATTTGAAAGACCTCACACAGCCGATTTCGGCATGTGTGAGGTCTTTTTGTTTAGTGGGCAGGTGGAAAGGGGTGAGGGAGAATGTTGTCGGACACTTAGCGGCGGTTGTCGATCACTTATGGTGATTTCTCGATCAACTTTGTGAGTTTCTCCAACACTTTTTGTGGTTTCTCCATCACTTAGCGGAATTTCTCGATAACGGGACACAATTCAAGTGCGTTAAAGGATTAATTGGCAGCGCTTCGCTTGTTTGGGGAAGGGCTATCTCCCGAGGCGCGACCCCTTTTGTGTTGTCCGACAGTTCGTGGTCATTCCCCGACACTTTGAGAGACTTCTCCGACACAGAAGCAAGTTTTTCCGTCACTCCAGGGTGTTTCTCCATCACATAGCGGAATTTCTCGATAACGGGACACAATTCAAGTGCATTGAGGGATTAATTGGCAGCGCTTCGCTTGTTTATTATACAAAGTGTTCTAAAAGCAGTATCCCTCATGTACTAATTATCAAGAGGGCAGCAAACTACCGTATACAATAGTCCGTTGATTTTAGCGCAGGATGGCGACTCCGGAGGGATCAGCGAAGCGTCAGGAGCATAGGTCGGCTGCCTTAATTTATGCAAAGAACGCAAAAATACGGCAAATCGAACTCTACGTTGTTCGATTGGCTGAAATCAAGCCCCTCGGAAAGCGTCCATCCGGAGCGGAAATCAACACCGTCTCCAACACAAAAAACTGCTGCAGAAGTCAGTATGTACTGACGTTCTGCAGCAGCCGATCAATCTACCCTATAACAGCAGCTCGTTATTCTGAGCACGTTGGACATTTTGTTTGATAGCACTCATGTTGCTCTTCGATCGTTTCACCGCAAGTAACACATTGTTTCGGAGGCAAATTCTTAAAAAATTCTACAACGTTTTCAATCATTTCTCATCCGCTCCATTCAATTTGTAGTAGTACTGCGTTATCCCGTGACGGGTGTTATGCAACAGTGGCGACAAAAAAATTTGTGCTGTTCAGCACCTTTGTACTAGCACTTCGACTTGTTACTCATAGTGTATTATAACAGATGAACTTTTGTCAATAGTTTTCTAACAATTTAGAAAAATGGTTCAATACTCATATTGTACCCTAAGTCAAATTATCCACGGGAAAACGCAGTGCACACGGGTCACGAAACTCGGAAAGTTATGATAGAATGGCTGTATGAACGATTACATAAAGGAGAGAACCCAATGCGATTTGTAGATAACCAAGGCATCACGGATCCACGGATTAACCTGGCAATTGAGGAATATGTGCTAAACACGATGGACACAGATGAGGATTCATATTTGCTGTTCTATATCAACGAACCTTCCATCATTATTGGGAAAAACCAAAACACGGTCGAGGAAATTGATACAGAGTATGTTGACGCAAATGGAATTCATGTTGTCCGCAGACTATCTGGCGGCGGAGCTGTGTACCACGACAAAGGGAACTTGAACTTCAGCTTCATCACAAAAGATGATGGACAATCCTTCCGTAACTTTAAAAAGTTCACAGAACCTGTTGTGGAGGCACTTGCAAAGATGGGTGTTAAAGCCGAATTGCTCGGACGCAATGACTTGCTGGTTGACGGTAAAAAAGTATCTGGAAATGCACAATTTGCAACGCAAGGCCGCATGTTCAGCCATGGCACATTGATGTTCGACACGGAAATTGAAGAAGTCGTCAACGCATTGCGTGTGAAAAAGGATAAGATTGAATCCAAGGGAATTAAATCGATTCGCAGCCGCGTGACCAATATTTCCGAGCATATGGATAAAGAGATGACGATAGAAGAGTTTCGGATGGAGATTTTAAAGTCGATCTTCGGCGGGGAAGAAAACATCCAATACAAAGAATTAACCGAAGACGACTGGAAGAACATTCACCAGCTGTCTAAAGAACGTTATGGCAACTGGGATTGGAACTATGGCCGTTCGCCGAAATGCAACGTGCAGCACTCCCATCGTTTCCCGGTCGGCAGCATCGATGTTCGTCTGCAAGTTGAAAAAGGGACCATTCATGAAGTGCACATCTTTGGAGACTTCTTCGGACTCGGCAGCGTTGCTGAGATTGAAGAACGTCTAGTGAATTGCCAATATGACCGTGAGTCTATTACCGCTGCAGTCAGCACTCTTGACATACCGAAACTTCTTGGCGGAATTACGCAAGAAGAATTCGTGAATCTGATTTATTAACAGTTGACAGACTTCTGCTGCCTATTCGGCAAAAGGAGTCTGTTTTTACATGGGTAAACAAGGCGATTCAAACGAATTTGCGGTATACTTAACCTACTTGTGAAAGGGGCGCGGATCTATGGAAAAGCATCGGATTTTTATCGTAGAAGATGATCGTAAAATCGCGGAACTGCTTGCAGAAACACTGAGAAAATACCAGTATGATGTAGCTGTTGCGGAGGATTTCGATCAAATCGCGTCTGAAAGTTTGTCATTCGATCCGCATCTGATTTTGCTCGACATCAATTTGCCGACGTATGATGGCTATTATTGGTGCCGCCAGCTGAGAACGCAAACGACGTGCCCGATTTTGTTCATCTCAGCACGTTCGGGGGACATGGACCAAGTGTTTGCACTCGAAAATGGCGGGGATGATTTCATCACAAAGCCATTCCATTACGATGTGGTATTAGCAAAAATCAGAAGCCATTTAAGACGGTCGTTTGGCGAGTATGCTCCAGCGCAATCAGAACGGATTGTAAAAGCGGGAACTCTGACGCTATTCGCTGAACGGATGGAATTGCAGTCAGGTGACAATGTGGTCCCGCTGCAGAAAAAGGAATGCATTATATTGGAACTGCTCATGGAAGCGGCTCCGAAAGTCGTTTCGCGTGAGACGCTCCTTGAGGAACTGTGGGATGATCAGTCGTTTGTGGATGAAAACACATTGAACGTTAACATTGCGCGTGTTCGCAAAAAACTTGCTGATTTTGATATTATTTCAACAATCGATACCGTACGCGGTGCGGGATATCGTTTTGTATTGGCGCCTGAAGAAGAATGAACAAATACAAGTTATTTATAAAAGAGCATGCAGCGTTCTTGCTGTTTCAATTGGTGCTTCTGCTGTTTATCGTTCTCCTATTTTGGCTGGATGGAGCGAGGGACTGGAGCACAGCCATCTATGCAGTCTTGATGGGGATTTTATTAACATTCGGATACTTGCTCGCGAAATTCATTACCCGGCGTTCTTTTTATGAAGTGTTTGAACGAGAGCCCGGACGCATGGAAGATGCGTTAATCGGCAGGCCTCAAACGCCGGAGCATCGAATGACGGCTCAGTATATGCGGAAATTGTACAGGCTGTATCACAGCGATGTTCAAAAGCTGGATGCGGCGCAGCATCGTCAGCTTCATTTCATTAACCAGTGGGTTCATCAGATGAAGACGCCGATTTCGGTCCTTGGACTACTCTTGCAAGAAGAGGAAATCGACCGGAAAAGTTTTCATGAAGAATTGGATCGGCTGCAGGACGGGCTGGATGCGGTGCTTGTAAATGCACGGCTGGAGACATTTGAAGATGATATGCGAATTGAACGCGTCGTTTTGGAGGACCTCGTCCGGCAAGTAGTGACGGAGCATAAACGGTTGTTCATTACAAATGGGGTATTTCCTGAAATTCATGTCGATTCTGGATTTGTCGTTGCGACCGATCCGAAATGGCTGAAGATCATGCTTGGACAATTTCTAACGAACGCAGTGAAATATACATTTGAAAAAAGAAAGAAAGTTTACGTGAGCGCGAGCAGCACCGATGAAGGGATTCAGCTGACGGTTCAAGATGAAGGAATCGGGATTCCTGAAACGGATGTGAAGCGGGTCACACGCGCATTTTTCACTGGGGAGAACGGTCGGAAAACAGGCGAATCGACAGGGATGGGATTGTATATCGCATCAGAAGTGAGCGGACGGCTCGGGCACACGCTGACAATTGAGTCGAAAGTGGACGAAGGGACAGCAGTGTCGGTGTTGTTTTCAAATGGAGAGGCGGTAGAAAACGATGGCACGAAAAATCGTCGAATTGACGGAAGTGACGAAAATCTATGAAGGCAAAGTGATGCATCGGGCACTGAACCGCCTGGACTTTGAGGCAGAAGAAGGGGAATTCATCGCAATTATGGGACCATCCGGCAGCGGTAAGACTACGCTGCTCAATCTCATTTCGACAATCGATTTGCCGACGTACGGCAGAATTGCAGTGAACGGGATTGAACCGGAAACGCTGAATCAGAACGATCTGGCATTATTCAGAAGACGGAATTTAGGATTTGTTTTTCAGACAATCAACCTGCTTCAAATGCTGACGGTAGAAGAGAATTTAGTGCTGCCGCTGACGCTCGATCGAGTGGCGGTACCTGAGATGAAACGCAGAATCGCAGCGCTCGCCGACAAATTATCACTGAACGAGATTTTATCCAGAAGACCGGATGAATTATCAGGCGGGCAGGCGCAGCGCACTGCTGTCGGACGTGCATTAATTCATGAGCCTGAACTGATCTTGGCGGATGAACCGACAGGGAATCTGGATTCGAAATCTGCACGGGATGTATTGGAATTATTATCGAAAATTAATAAATCCGCAGGCACGACGATTATTATGGTGACGCACGATCCTCTTGCAGCCAGTTATTGTGATCGCGTGTTGTTCATCAAAGACGGTGAGTTTTTCAATGAGTTGTATAAAGATGAACAGCGCCGGACATTTTTCCAGCAGATTTTGAACGTGCTGTCGTTGCTCGGAGGGAACGTTAATGACCTTTCGTCAGTTCGCATACCGTAACGTCGTCCGGAACCGGCGCATTTACGCAGCATTCTTCATGGCGAGTGCATTTTCGGTCATGGTATTTTTCCTCTATTCCATGCTGTTATTCCATCCTGCAATGGAAGAAGGATTCGTACAGGAAATTGCTTCCACTGGAATGATGATCGCGGAATTCGTGCTGTTCATCTTCTCGCTGTTTTTCTTGTTTTACTCGATGCGCGCATTTCTACAAGCCCGCACGAAAGAATTCGGTATCTTGCTGCTGCTCGGCATGGCACGAAACCAGCTGCAGCGGCTGATTTTCCTTGAAACGATGCTGATTGGCGGCGTTGCGATCATTGCCGGGACGTTTCTGGGATTTGTATTCTCAAAATTTTTCTTGATGATTGTGAAAGAATTAATTCAAGTGCCGATGCTGCCTCTTTACTTCACCTGGCAGCCATTCGTGTTAACGATCGGCAGTTTTGCGAGTGTGTTTATCATTATTTCATTGCTCGCTCCGATGTTCATCCGCACCGGGGAAGTGTATGACTTATTGCAAGGGGAAGCTGCTGAGCAAGACGCTTATTCGTCATCGAAATGGCGCGCGCTGGCGGGAATTGTGCTGCTTGCTGCAACGTATACAATGGCGGTGTACGCAACGAATACATATGTCATACGTGTCATTTATTTGCTGCCGGCAGCTGCAGTGAGCGGGACGTATTTCTTCTTCAGTGATTCACTGCCCTATATGATTCAGCTATTCAGGGCAAGGAAACGACTGTATTGGCGGCCATTCTGGCTGTTGTCGCTCTCTGAAGGCGTTGTCCGGCTGAAAGAGAATGCGCGCATGTTTTTCATCGTAACGATGGTATCGACGCTTGCGTTCATGTCCGTCGGCTTACTTGCGTCTCTCACTTCTTTTGCCAATCAATACCGGGAAATTAATCCGCTCGGACTTGTCTATAAAAGTTATCCGGGGAATGTCCTGGAGCAAATTCATATCCGCGAACTTACGAACGAGTTGAATGAAAAAGAAATTGACTACAAAATGGTTGCATTCAGAGTACTCGAACAAAAGTCTTCGTTCACCGATATGAGCGTATCGATTGTCCGGCTGTCGAGCATCAATGCACTCGGGCATACGTTCGGTTATCCGGCGGTTGACGTCAAAGACGGGAAAGCACTCTTTTTACCGCAATCCGCATCCTCTTATCAACAATTGAAAGAACGGACTGTGAATACTTCACTTGAGAAAAGCGGATTGGAAATGGAGATTTCAGGAGCTTATCCACATCAGGTATTCCCGCCAAATGCAATCGGAGCGAATGCAATCATTGTCTCAGACTCGGATTTTGAGCGGGTTTTGATGGGGGAAGACGGGGCGAGTTCATCGTTATACCGCTATTACGCATTTAATATACCGGATTGGCAGGAGACGAAAGATATTGGCCGAGGTCTTCATGAAGATGAATTACAGTCTATTTTGCTGGGTGGGGAAACCGGAACGCTGTTTTCATTCGGCAATCCCGGACTCAATTATTCCATTATCCGAACGACATTTTCACTGTTATTGTTCATGGGATTAATGCTCGCGGCTGTATTGTTCCTCGCTGCCGGCAGTTTCGTTTATTTCAGGTTGTATACGACGCTTGACCGCGACCGCAGACAATTCGACGTGCTGCGGCGCATGGGAATCACGGACAAGGAATTGAAAAAGATCGTGAACCGCCAGCTTTTGCCGCAGTTCTTCATTCCGTGGGGAGTGGCATTCGTTCATAGCGCGTTTGCGTTCCTAGCGCTGCAAGTGATTTGGGATGCTCTCGCAGAAATATCCATTGCGAAAGAATTGACGCTTGTCTTAGGCGGGTTTGCACTTCTGCAAATCTCCTATTTCTATCTGATTCGCTGGCGTTATCTGTCTCACATTCGGACACCGGAGTAATCACCGGTGTCTTTTATTATTGCGCAAAAGTGATTTAGTATTAAGGTATCTAAAAATAAAGGCTATTGAATTATTTAAATTTTTCTTATATACTAATAGTTGGATATTATGAATGACTATTCATTCAACTATGAAGGGTGGTATTACGATGAATTTGGTAGAGAAAGTTCGGGCAACCGCTAAATCACAGCCTGGAAAAACAGCTTATCACTTCACGGGTAAAGATACATCGTACGCAGAATTTGACCAATCGGTCGCACTATTTGCATCCGCTTTACAAGATTTAGGGGTTAATAAAGGGGATCATGTCGCTTTATTACTCGGAAACACACCACATTTCCTTATATCGCTATATGCAACGATGCGGTTAGGGGCAACTGCCATTCCAGTCAATCCAATCTATTCACCAGACGAAATTTCGTATATTTTGCAAGACAGCGATGCAAAAGCCGTCGTCGCGCTCGAGCAGTTACTGCCGCTCGTGGAAGCAGCATCTGTCCAGCTGCCGGCGATCGAACATTATATTGTATGTGAAACAACGGGAGAGACGAGTGAAAAGGTAAACGCGTTATCGGATGCTGCGAAAGCAAAAACGCATTTGTTCACTCATGTATTGCGAAGCGGCCAGCCTGACATGGAGCCGGTAGCTGTAGATGAAAATGAAACCGCTATCATTTTGTATACGTCAGGAACAACAGGACGCCCTAAAGGAGCGATGCTGACCCATAAAAACTTGTATTCGAATGCAAGTGACGTTGGCGAATACCTGGGATTCTCTTCTGAAGATCGCATCATTGCAACGCTGCCGGTCTTCCACGTATTCGCACTGACTGTTGTAGTCAACGCACCGCTAGTAAAAGGCGCAACGATTGTTCTCATGCCGAGATTCAGCCCTGCTGAAGTGTTCAAGGCAGTGAAAGAACAGCAGGCGACAATCTTTGCGGGCGTGCCGACAATGTACAATTTCATGGTGCAATACCCGGAAGCAACGCGCGAAGACTTTTCGTCGATCCGGCTCGCGATTTCAGGCGGAGCGTCACTTCCAGTGGCACTCCTTGAAAACTTCGAAGAGAAATTCCAAGTGAAAGTATCGGAAGGCTACGGATTGTCGGAAGCATCTCCAGTCACGTGCTTCAATCCGCTTGACCGGGAACGGGTTCCAGGTTCGATTGGAACGTCAATTTTGAATGTGAAGAATAAAGTCGTCGATGAGCTTGGAGATGAAGTCCCTGTCGGACAAGTCGGTGAGCTGATCGTTCAAGGCGACAATGTCATGAAAGGCTATTACAAAATGCCTGAAGAATCAGCGGCTGCACTGCGGGACGGCTGGCTGTATACAGGCGACTTGGCGCGGAAAGACGAGGATGGCTATTTCTATATCGTGGATCGGAAGAAAGATTTGATCATCGTAGGCGGATACAACGTCTACCCGCGTGAAGTGGAAGAAGTGCTGTTCACGCATCGCGACTTGGTCGAAGCCGCAGTGCTCGGCGTACCGGACCCTGATTTTGGTGAAGAAGTGCTTGCCTATGTGGTCGCAAAAGAAGGTGCGGATGTGACAGAACAGCAGCTGATCGAATTCTGTGAGAAGCGCCTGGCAAAGTACAAAGTGCCGAAGCATATCGAGTTTTTGGATGAACTGCCAAAGAACACAACAGGCAAAATCTTGCGCCGTTCGTTGAAAGATTTTGTGAAATCTTAAGAGGATAGATGGAAGTAGGCAGAGGATGCGGATGCATTCTCTGTTTTTTTGTTTGCGGGCGGGGATGTACCCGCTCAATTAGGCTATCGACCCGCTCGTTTCGGGGAGGTACCCGCTCAATTAGGCTGTCGACCCGCTCGTTTCGGGGAGGTACCCGCTCGTTTCGCCACTCAACCCGTCTGTTTCCGCGGCCATGCACCTTCTCCAACTCGTAAACAAGCTCGCGACCAATCAATCTCTTTCCGTTTTAAGACCAAGATTAATTGGTGTGCTCCGCTTCGCTGCGCATTTAAGGATGAATAGTTGGGTGACTGGTGCTTCATGCTGACCGCACTATTGGCATGGGGACCCGATCTATTACTAAAGCTATCCGCTCCATTCGACAAATCTCTAGTCCAGCATTGCAAAAACATTAAAGTTAACACACTTATCAAAACTCTTATAAACTGTGTCGATATAAGCGATATACTAAAAGTATAAAAGGGGGTGCCTTATGAAAAAGTCGGTGAAAGGGAAATTGAATGTTGTGTTCGGAACTATTTTAATCTTGATTCTCGTGCTTGGCAGTATCGGGGTGTTCAGTTCTTTCAGGTTGAATGAAAACACCAAGGCCATCAATGAAGGGGTTCTGCCGAAGGTTCAATACAACAATGACTTGGAGCAGACGGTGCAGCAGATGCTGAGTAATATGCAGCGTCATCTCGTCTCGAAAGACCGGCCGTTCGAAGAGAAGTATGAAGCGGAAATCGCTAGGAATCAGGAAGAGTTGGATGCGACTCAAATGGCCTATGGAAAAGTGCTTTCATCTGATGAACAACAGGCATTCGACGCAGTTCAAATACAACTAGATACATACAACAGTCAAATCAATGACTTGCTGGAAATGAGTGCAGCGGGAAACAAACCAGATGCGATTCAAAAATCCTATGAAACAGGGATCACAATCGATGCCATAAGAGGGGATCTTCTTGAACTTGAGAAGACACATAAGAACGAACTGAACGAAATTGAAAAAGAAGGACAGGCTTTGTACTTGAGTGTTTTAATAACGATGATCGGCGGTGCTATCCTGGGTCTGGTTATCGCAGGGATCGGTATACGCTATTTACAAAGTAAAATCCAGAAACCGATTTCGACCATCACGGATCGGATGAATGCGATGGCAGAGGGGAAGTTGACGTCAGAGCCACTTATTGTCGGTGATCCGGATGAAATCGGACAGCTGACGCGGGATGCCAATACGCTGTCGGACAATCTGTATCGGATAATATCTGAGCTGCAGACAACGATTACGACAATTGCCTCGACGTCCGGTGAATTGACAGCCAGTGCAGATGAAACGGCCCAAGCTTCGACGCAAATAACAGAAGACATTGTCGACATTTCAGAGGGTTCATCCGAACAAATGGAACATACGCGTTCAACGACTGAGATTGTCTCTGAAATCACGACCGGAATGGATCAGACAGCGACCGCAATCCATAAAGTGTCGGACCTTGCGATTTCTACAACGGAACAAACGCAGGACGGTACTGCGGTCATGGTGCAGACGGTCCGGAAAATCGAAGAGATTCAGAAGTCTACGGATCATACGGCCCGTGTCGTCAGTGAATTGTCGAAGAAGTCCGAGGATATCGGAAGTATTGTTCAGCTGATTACGAATATTGCAGGGCAGACGAATTTGCTTGCGCTGAATGCATCGATTGAAGCTGCGCGTGCGGGTGAGCATGGGAAAGGGTTCGCGGTTGTAGCGGGGGAAGTCGGAAGTTTGGCGGCGGAGTCTGCGAAGGCGGCGAGTGAGATTAATCGATTGATTGGAGAGATTCAGACGGAAGTGATGGGTGTGCAGGAGGCGACGACTGTGACGAAGTCGAATGTTGAAGAAGGGTTGTCGATGGCGAATCGATCCGGGGAGCGTTTCGAGGAGATTGCGAAGATGATTGGTGAGGTGTCGGCGCAGACGGAAGAGGTGTCTGCGATTAGTGAGGAGATTACGGCGAGTACGCATTCGATGAAGGCGCTTGTCGGGCAGGTTGCGGAGTTGTCGGAGCGGTCTGAGGGGAGTGCGCAGAATATTGTGGCGGCTGCGGAGGAGCAGAATGCGACGATGGAGGAGATTTCGGCCAGTGCGCATGTGCTGAGTGATATGGCAGAGTCCCTGAAGTCGATGATCGATGTGTTTGAGCTGGAAACTGGAGTAAGAGAGTAAGAGAGTAAGAGAGTGAGTGAGTAAAAGAGTAGGTGAGTAGACAGTGTTGATTTGCACTTCATGCGGACGCTTTCCGAGGGGCTCAATCTCAGCCGCTTCCTTCGCTTTGCTCAGTCCAGGGTCTTTAATCTTCGCTGATCCGCAGGAGTCGCCGCATTGCGTTTCAATCAACGGTTCATGTGGGACATGGGTTTTTCAACTCAAACGGGTAGGGGGGAAGGAAAAGAAAAAAACCAAACTCAAAACCGAAAAACCTACAGAAAAGTTAAGAAGAATAAGAGGGAAAGTGTTACGGGTGTCGAAATAGATGGCATTAGGGGAGGAATGAAGATGACAGGTAAACAGATGGTTCGGCAAGAGGATTTGTTTGAATTGAAGTCGGTGACGAATCCGGTGTTGTCTCCGGATGCTTCTGAAGCGGTTTTTGTTGTGACGCAGATCGATCAGGAAGAGAATGCGTATCATGCACATTTGTATCATTTGGATGTGGAATCTGGAAGTTCGGTTCAATGGACGTATGGGAAAGAGCGGGTCTCCCAGCCGCAGTGGTCGCCTGACGGGAAGCGGGTTGCGTTTTTATCGACGCGTGATGAGAAAAATCAGTTGTTTGTGATGCAGGCAGCTGGTGGGGAAGCGCGTAAAGTAACAGAAGTTGAGACGGGTGTTTCGAGTTTTTTGTGGGCTCCATGCGGAACGAAAATCTGGCTGACGAGTACTTTGGAAGACGGGAAAACGTTTGCGG
Proteins encoded in this region:
- a CDS encoding methyl-accepting chemotaxis protein, yielding MKKSVKGKLNVVFGTILILILVLGSIGVFSSFRLNENTKAINEGVLPKVQYNNDLEQTVQQMLSNMQRHLVSKDRPFEEKYEAEIARNQEELDATQMAYGKVLSSDEQQAFDAVQIQLDTYNSQINDLLEMSAAGNKPDAIQKSYETGITIDAIRGDLLELEKTHKNELNEIEKEGQALYLSVLITMIGGAILGLVIAGIGIRYLQSKIQKPISTITDRMNAMAEGKLTSEPLIVGDPDEIGQLTRDANTLSDNLYRIISELQTTITTIASTSGELTASADETAQASTQITEDIVDISEGSSEQMEHTRSTTEIVSEITTGMDQTATAIHKVSDLAISTTEQTQDGTAVMVQTVRKIEEIQKSTDHTARVVSELSKKSEDIGSIVQLITNIAGQTNLLALNASIEAARAGEHGKGFAVVAGEVGSLAAESAKAASEINRLIGEIQTEVMGVQEATTVTKSNVEEGLSMANRSGERFEEIAKMIGEVSAQTEEVSAISEEITASTHSMKALVGQVAELSERSEGSAQNIVAAAEEQNATMEEISASAHVLSDMAESLKSMIDVFELETGVRE